From the Tenacibaculum dicentrarchi genome, the window ATCAAGCAAAGCATTTGCTAACTGTTGACGCTAAAAAAGTAACGGAAATTGTTACTGAATTAGCGCTTTTAGTAGATTAATAAACTTAAATTCTAGGTTAAATAAACTAGTGTTTGGTTGTTTTTAAATTCAACAACAACGTGTTCTTTGGTTGAGGTTGAAAGAGAAATCCCTTTAAAATCGGCTTTTACAGGATATTTCTTGTGGTTTCTGTTCACCAAAACAGCGGTTTTAAAACGCTTTAATGGAACGTCTAAAAAATGCTTTACCGCATAAATTAAGGTAGTTCCAGAATTTAAAACATCATCAATTAAAACCAATGATTTATTTTCGTATTGTTCAACCGATAAAGAGGTGGTTATTGGTTTTATAGGATTTTTTTTATCGATAAAAACCTTGCATAATTCGATTTTTAAAGGCGATATTTCCGATAATACTTTGTGTATTTTTTCAGCAAATAAATAGCCATTATTAGCAATTCCTGCAATGATAATTTCTTTTTCATCGCTATTACTTTCGTAAATTTGAAAGGCAATACGACGGATTTTTTGTTCAACTTGTAGGTTGTTTAATATAATAGAGTCTGATACGTTCATTTTTTTATTTAAAAATTTAAAAAGAAAAGATAAAGATATTACAAATTACGGTAATT encodes:
- a CDS encoding phosphoribosyltransferase domain-containing protein is translated as MNVSDSIILNNLQVEQKIRRIAFQIYESNSDEKEIIIAGIANNGYLFAEKIHKVLSEISPLKIELCKVFIDKKNPIKPITTSLSVEQYENKSLVLIDDVLNSGTTLIYAVKHFLDVPLKRFKTAVLVNRNHKKYPVKADFKGISLSTSTKEHVVVEFKNNQTLVYLT